In the genome of Ursus arctos isolate Adak ecotype North America unplaced genomic scaffold, UrsArc2.0 scaffold_22, whole genome shotgun sequence, the window CTGGATTCACACACCAGAGTGGTGTTACGCTCGAAGGGTTGCCGGGTAATGGCAAAAGGAGGACTCTACCCCTGAGAAAGTTGCATTTACTTATTTAGCCTCAGTGATTTTTGGGCCCCTCAACTGGCGGATGAGCTAGATTAAAGATGTTCAGCACTGCCCGGTAATTCAAAGATGGCGTACCTTCTGTCCCTTTGGCAGATCATTCTTTTCTACCTGTTTTCAAGGCGGGCCCAGAAAGCCCTGCCTCATGATCACCCACTTCTTTTCCCAGCTGGACCCTTTCTTCCTTATTCCTCAGCTTCGGCGTCACCTCAGCTGAGAAGTCTTCCTTGATTTCCTCAAGCTGTGTTAAGTGTCTCTCCTGCACTGCGTAGTAGGCTTTCCTCCCCGCTTCTCTAGATCGTGCCATGCAGCGTTGTGATAATGAGTAGTGTGTCTGCCTCTCTCACTGGACTATACACTACACGAGGGGAAAAAACCctatgttttattcatctctgtatttcCAAGGTTTTGCACAATTCCGAACGTACAGTAGACACTTAGAAAAGTTGGATGGATGAACCAATGCTTTTTTTCTGGAGAGCATATCTTTGAGAGCATAGCTATTTagattaatatgttaaaatacaCAAAGGTCTTACAAATGActtctcattcaatcctcattCTGTGCCATGAATCGAGCACTATTGGCCCCACAttactgatgagaaaatgaagaatcaCAGAAATGCACAGCTAATTAACAGCAAAGGATGGATGTCACACTGAGCCCTTTGATTTTGAACCCAGTGCAGGCATGACATTGAATCAAAAGCTTATTTTCTAACAGTTTCAGTTGAATGAATCATAAATAAATTAGACACAAAACTTACTATTTCCTGAACTCATTGaggcaaagacagaaaacaggaTGATTCTTGGGGCTGGCACAGCTCTGACTATGGAGAAGCCTGCCAAGAACTGTCCTCACCTTATGTTACTTGAGGGAAAAGACCATTCATAATGTGCCACAGTAAACATACTTCATATTTCCCAGTAAGATAATTTTCCAAAAGATTACAAATGCTTTCAAATATATGTTGATTTCCAGAATTTGCTCCATGGAAAAGGATGGGATTATGTAATGTGTCCAAATAAGTGAATAATCCCAGTTTTCTCCAGATCAATGCCATTTGTCCAGGTTGTATGCCATGAATGTGTTATCCAGTTTCGTATGCCGAGTACGGGAGAGAAGCCCAAAATAATGACATGAAAAACACTTAGGTCTCCAAAATACATCTGCTTCTGTTTTCCCAAAGGAACGTTGCATGGAGTAGTGATGCCCATTGCCAGCAAAGGTTATCCCTTCAGATGAAGGTAGTTATAGAGTTCACTTGGAACTTacctttggggagagagagagttgcagATTTGCCTTGGTCCAAGCACAGCATTCCAAGTAGTAAAAGGAGAGTATTCTTGCTCAGAGTCATTTTGAGACTCAGTTTTTCCTAGAAATTTTAGAGAGACTAAGGAAAACCAAATAGAAAGCCTGTGAGACCAGTAAGAAGCCAatttaaaagaaagttatttattAACCAAGACTTGAGTCATTCAACCATGTCCTTACGATGTTTCTGAATGTGGTTTCTTGCAAAGATCGTTGCGAGATGTGGGGAGTCAACCACAGAAGCATGGTCTTGATCGAGCAATATTACATGTCCCGTCACACCCACATCGATATGCTGCCTCCGCCAGGCTAGCCCAGTGGTTGGTGTCTAAGGTTTCATCTGCAAACAGTACTTGCTTCTTAGTGTATAGGTTACCACTGTCTACAAGAGGATCGAACATCCAGGTTGTCTCTGTTACGAGGTTCTGCTGCATGCTGGCAAACAACCCATCAGAATATGcgaaaacatttttgtttctcttattttcccgTTGTAAATGGGTAGTTATAGCCACGTGttaggagaggggaggagaggaaacatAATTTGATAGCACACTCGGGAAATCAAGCTGCCAGACAGTCGTTTAAGGTACTATCTATGGGGGCATTTGCGAATCTACATTTCCTCaccattttttatatttctagaagGCAAACGCTAGATCTCCTTCACTTATACACCTGGTCGACAACGTGGCACAGGGAGGCGGCTCTGATGATGCGCGTCTTTCCCTTTATCGGCTGAGTTCTTGGCACACGGTCAGTGTGTGAGAGACACTTGTGGATTGACCGATGCCAGCTATGCCCACATAGGAATAGGAGATTTTTCTGTCAACTTTTACAAATTACCTGCCCAAAAGAGCAGATGTCAAACCAGAAGCCTTTAACTTCCTGTGACAACTTTTGCACTTGTACAAAATAAATCGCTAAAAATACATCacgtgcaggggcgcctgggtggcgcagcgcgttaagcatctgactcttggtttcggctcaggtcatgatctcagggtcgtgagagtgAGCCCCAAGGGCTCaaagctcagcggggagtctgcttgggactctctcttcttctgcccctccccctgctagtactctctctctctctctcaaataaataaatctttaaaaaatacgtCACATGCAAATAATacaaatgcaaaacaaagaaggaaggacACGCAAACCTCCAACAGGCATTTCCACAGATACTTTAACCCTGAAGCTGGAAAACTTTGGCCTTTGGTTTGGGGGTTCGTATTAACCATAGAGATAATCCAGCAAAATCTAAACTATAATCAAAATCTTAATCTTTTTTTGACAGCAGGTGATCTTGCGGTTCCTGTTACATTTTATCAATCACTTTCCTGAGCAATTTGACTAGGAATACGGCCTTCTTGACTTTAAGTCACTATATTTTGTCTCTTTATTGTACACTACTAATGTAAAACTTGCAGGAAGACTTAGATGTGCCCGCGATGTGCCAGGTTGACAAGCCTCAGGTAGGTGTGGAGGCTCCTTTAACCCACAGAGCCTTTGAGCTTTCGACCTGGTGTCAGTTTCTAGTATCACAGAATAAGGAAATTTgactctaaaatgaaaaatgatgagATTTCCCTTGCCCTGCGAGAGTGGGGCATTTTTGTTGACTGCCACACAGAAATGTCATAGGATCTTGCTTTTTTCCGTCCATTCAGAAGAAGACATTCCCTTTAAGTTCTCATATCAACATATTCAACACGTATCACAATGATCAGTGTTAGCAACGCACTCTTTCCCAACATAAAGCTggtctttaaaagttttttgttttttgtgttttttttaaagattttatttatttatttgacagagatagagacagccagcgagagagggaacacaagcagggggagtgggagaggaagaagcaggctcccagcgaaggagcctgatgtggggctcgatcccataacgccggaatcacaccctgagccgaaggcagacgcttaacctctatgccacccaggcgcccctaaaagtttTTAATCTAATCTCTTGAAAGTGTAAACTATGACCTCTTGCTGTTAAAATCTTTATCTTTAGGGAGATTGTATCAGGTTCTGGAAGACTAAATTTCTATAAGGCCAGGTCCCCAAGCTTCCCGGAGTTCCAGGGATTATAATAACTGTACATGACAGTTACTTGCAGAAAGGGACATATTCAAGTAGCATGATGGTATAAAATCAGTTTTTCAACCATGAGACTGTAAAATCTTTTGGAAGGGAAAAATTATCTCTCTTGGGAACTTAGACCAAAAACTTTACCAAATATGCATTTGGGGTTCATATTTTACTGTCTCTCTTCTGTAGACTTTCGAGTTGAGAAAATAGCATCACAATTTATCCTGAGCCAGTGAGCAGAAGAGAGCTAGcggaaataaagaacaaaacttCTTTGGGAGGAGAGGAATACTGTCAACCCAGGCTAGACAAGAGTAACACAGACAAACCCTACTAAAAAAGAGGTGctcaaaatttgaaattataaaagagcaaatgcaaaaaacagagaaaaacaagaatatgTGCGCAGACACATCAAAGAACAGATTTAGACCGTCAAGAACTTCCGGTAATAGAATGATCTAATAGACACTATAAAATATTGGTTAGTATTTTTGAAGGAATAGGAGAATAAGAAACCTcagaagggtttttgttttagaaaagagcacagaaatttgaaaaaaaaaaacccaaagaaacagcctagaaataaataatatactcagaaaaaaatagattaaacaGTAGATTATACGTAActgaagagagaattaatgaGCTGGAAAATAGCTCTTAGGAATTAGCCagaacatcacacacacacacacatttatacatacacacagatgcGAATAATGAAGACGTGCGTTTGGCAGTATCTATCCGTTTAAATTGGGCAATGcttttgacccagtaattcaCTTCTCAGAATCTACCCAAGAGAACTGGTACATAAGCACCGTGAAGCATTGGCAGGGTGTAgctaaataaatactaattaaatACTTGGAATACCATGGATCTTTACAGAGAATGAAGGAGATTAATACATACAAGGAATTACCttaaaaaatgtggtttttttgaGTAAAAGAAAGCAATTTCAGAACAATACAAACAGTAACATCATTCACGAAAAACCATATGGACATCAGGAACAGGGAAGAGATTCTTGGTTATCCAAGGGAGGGTAGGGATAGAGAGAAAtaggaggtgggggaaaggaggAAGTATCTTCAATAACTGCATCTCTGTCTATTTCAGGAGTCCGGGATTTGGTGGGGGGATCGGAAGGATAGGTGGGACATGCCAATGCTGAATTGATCCCGGGTCAGTTTCACACAGAGAAAAGCGCCGTGGCTCTTTTTGCAACTCCGTGAGGTGCGACGAACCATGACTACAGGATAGTGTTTGAGAAAACAGTTCTAGCACCTCGTCATGGCTGCTGCTTAGAAATATCACAGGTGACCAAAGGATAGCCCACGTTAATGGTGTCGGTCCAAATCAGTTTCAAAACTCATTAGACGTTTGCCATTGTAGTACCTATAATGAGAAGAGCAAACGACGCCCCTGAGACCTTGGGATCTCAGCCAGCATAAGGGGTGGGCAGACCGCAACGCACCTAATTTTCTCCGTCTCCTTGGATTTTCTCCCACTGGATTTCCAGTGGGATGTTAGCAAACGTGTGCGTAGCCGACGCTGAGGTCAAGGTTTGTATTCTAGACGGTCCTGCTGCATAAAGAAGCCCTGCCCTGCAGAGATGATTCCCAGAATTTGTCCCTGTCATGATATTTGACCAGCAGGTAACATTCATTCCTTGTTACTGATTAGAAACATCCCTTGCGTGTCTGGAAGAAGCTGATAGCTGCTTATCTGAAGTAGACTCTCGCTCGTGGATTATCTGTTTACTGCCGTCCACTGCTAGGTGTGTTCAGATGCACCGTCTCTCTTGACACAGCAACCGTCTGAGTTAAATAtgattatctgaaattcaaaatgaGGATATTGAGTCTCAAAAGGGTTGTGTAACTTTTTCGAGATCATCTGGCTCATAAGTGGCAGACCTTAAATTTATCCCCGGAGATTTGGTTCtgaaatctgattttattttcattgcagCAACTCTACTCATGTTTTCCATATCATACTGGTACCCACATCCTATCCTGAACTCATTTGAGTCTTTCAtgtatatgttttctttaaaaaatatgagattTGTTTTAGATTTGTGTCTTTTAAACCTCTAACACAGTCCCAGGACTAGTTAATGAAGCTAGAGATTTAGCATTCTTCCAATACCGTATCAAGTTAATTCATATGAAAAATTGATCAAATCACATTGGTTTAATCATCACTACACAGGGTACAGTTTTTCAGAGTAAGACTGACTAACAATAGGGTACCGATACTTATTTACCtgtatattttgtaaaaaaaaaaaaaaattctttttaatgttgaaaGTTTTTTAAGTAGCAATTACTCCATTTGGAAATTCAGGGGACTAAACAGGGTCAACTGTGTTCCTTTCAAAAACAattacatttcttctctttcttttctctcaagtAGCAGACTTCTGATATTCATTAATACttccaaaatattatttgatatttggtaatatttttgatTTGATAGTACTTGCTGATTCTTTTCATTGTTTGGTACTTGCTTTTTCGGTGGTCTGGCTTATTTCTTTCTGGGATGCAGGGATGCTAGGGTGCTGGGATGCTGGGATGCAGGGATGACCTCAAAACTAGAGGTAGCTACAGGTTAGTTgatcttccctttaaaaaaaaatcctatggtGGTATCGTATTCCCATTTCCTTTGACTCAGCGACAAATTCCTCTCTAACCAAGTACTTCCCTGTTCTGTCCACTATGCTCAGTCTTTACCACTGGCACTCAAGCCAGCACCACATGGCACCTGGACTACCACAAAATTCTGAAAGGTCTTTCTGTTCATTCTCTCACTCCTCTACAAGTTAGTCCCTTAAAGTAGCCAGAGTTATCTTCTCATTACGTAAATGAGATCATGacattctctttaaaatgttGCACTGTCTTCCCATTGCCCTTAGAATAATGTTTCAACTCATGACGACTCACAAAGCCCTAGGTGATCTGGCCTCTGCCTAGTTCTTGAGTTAATCTTCCATCACTGTACCCACCACATGGGCTTGGCTGTTCTTCAGAAGTGCAAAGCTGTCCCTTGGGGGCCCTTTCCACTGCAGCTCACATGTGGCGCTCTTCCACTCCCTCGGCATGGCTGGTCTGCTTGTACCATTTAGGcatcatttaaaatatctctgCCACAGAGAGGTTCCTCCTGAccaatttaaagattttgtttatgtatttatttgagagacagagagagagcgtgagtgggaggaggctcagagggggagggagaaaggcagaatgtcaagccgactccacgctgagcgtggagcccaacgtggactcgatcctacaaccccaagatcatgatctgagctgacaccaagagtcagacacttaactgagccacccaggcccccctgatGAATTTTACTCTATCAAATCACCTTATTTTAAGTCTCCGCATAGTGCTTATCATTGTCGGTAATTATCTTGCTTGtttacttttcttccctttctctttgagTTGTCTGCCCTCCACAGTAGAAGGTACTACACGTGAGGGCGTGCCCCTGTGTTATTTAGCAGAAACTCACAGGCACCTAGAAGGGTCTGACAAgtagaaagtgctcaataaatatttataaatgaaaaaataatctgTGCCTTTTAGATACTTTCCAGATAGAGTGAGTCAAGTATGCGTTCTGatatttgattttcttcattGGACAATTGCCTGGATGCTATGTACTATTCAACTGTAGTCATCAATTAGGAAAGAAATATAGGGTCTGGTTTCAAGCTTAGTTATCAATAATGTGTGTGATAGTGAAATTTGCTAATCTTTGTAGGCCACGATTTACCCACTCCTTATCAGAGATGAAGTTGGAATGAAAGGACAAGAGAGTGAACGTACTAAGAAAATGTGCTATAATGAGGCATCTCTGTAGGCTCATTTGAAGTTTGTGGTCACAACTTAAACGAGTCCAGTCAGTGCATCTGCATGTTTTTCCCCGGACACAGTTTGGTCTAAGAGTATAGGTGTAGAGTAAGCTGAAAATTGCATTTAGCCAGAAGTCACTTTTGTTAGGAGAGAACCAAAAAGAAGAGCTGCAGGGAAATGGAGGTGCCCCCATGGGAATGATTATAATGATGGTTTGCGGGATCCTCAGAGAGTGAATTATGAGGAGATATGTGAGGAGGGCATGAGAGCCTCAGTTTCAACTCTCCAACGTATCCAACCCTTCCCCCCAATGCCTGCACAGCTATTAAAGCACAAGGTCCTTAGTTGTGGAGATTGGCAACAGTCTAGACAGTTGcagggtttgtttggtttttttaaagattttatttatttatttgtcagagagagagcacaagcaggaggggcggcaggcagagggagaagcaggctcccctctgaacaAGGAGCcgaatgcgggacttgatcccaggaccctgggatcatgaccagagccaaaggtagacgcttaaccgactgagccacccaggcggccccacAGTGGCAGTTCTGCTTTAGCTTTTTGTGCTGATTGTGCACTCTCACGTTATTTTTGGTTGGTTGAGGTATCCTTGTACATGAAAGCTCACTTCTGCACTCTGAACATGTTTTTCAATACTTGTTAGCAGTGTATCcaagtattttgttgagaatgttTTAGGATATTTCATGTTCACAGTATTGCTTAAAATGAAagtctgctttaattttaatttttgcattctttttttttttttaatgattttttattatattatgttagtcaccatacagtacatccccggtttccgatgtaaggctcgatgattcattagttgtgtataacacccagtgcaccatgcaatacgttaattttaatttttgcattctTAAGATTAAACCTACTCATTAATTTTTGTTCGGCGAAATGATCTTGGATATTCCTTACGCTTATGTATTACCGTCTTGCTGTCACGTGGCGGGCGTAGTATAAGCGTGGAAGCATTGTGCCCACTTGTTCTGTATATGTTATATGATGTTGGAGTGGATCTTCTTGGTGGGTCTGTATGGTAGCTGACgtgcaatgaacaatccaaagtGGATGCATTTCTCCCGTTGTTCTCGGGATTAAGCTCTACACACAGCTTCCATTTACAGCCAACCTGGAATCATGTTAACCAGGTAAAGTGATGTTCTGCTCTTCTAACCAACAAATCAACCCTGGAAACTCAGTGTAGTCTGACACAGAATAGATTTAGTTTTTCACTCCTAGTATATTTCCGGTTATTCTGTTTTCCACACTCCCTCAAATCCCAGGCTGGTGGAGGTACCACTGTCTTCTAGTTGTATCATGGAGACTGTATCACTgcggaagaggaagagaaagttgtCCACTGGTAATTTAATTTGATCTAGAGGAGACTGCGTTTCCTCAACTAGCCCATCTGCACGTACTATTCACAGTCACACCCGCACGTAACCACAGAGGGCCTGGGAAGTGTGGTCTCCAAGGTGAACAAGATAGGAGCAAATTGGATATTGCTAAACACTAGCTTAAGGTCAATCGCTTTGACTTTTCTGGCTCTCATCAGATTAAAGTGTTCATTCAACAACCTGAACTAATCGAATGATGCAAACGGGAGTGTTAACTGTGCCCTGATCCGAGACAACGGTCTCTGGATCTTTGGCCTTAAAGGAGTGGACGTTAATATTCTCCAATCGTGCATGACGTAAATATGTTTGGGAACATTTTGTGGAGTGTAAGCATTAGACAAAGGgatctatgtttttattttcttaaaggttatttatttaatttctgtacccaacgtgggactcaaacgcACGACCCCCAAATCAAGAGCCTCGTtctcttctgactgagctagACAGACGCCACTGTTCTGATGTTTTAATAGGGTGAATAGTAAAGTAAATACATTACCTATGAGCTCGTTTCATTTATTCCTAATATACACTGGTTTTTATTTCAGTAGGCATCGTTACAAATAAGATGGAGACTGAAAACTACACCATGGTGACCGAGTTCATTATTCTGGGGTTAACAGAGGACCCTACACTTTGTGCCATCTTCTTTGTGGTTTTTCTAGGAATCTATGTTGCTACCATATTGGGCAATATCAGCATAATCCTGTTAATCCACAGAAGCCCTCAGCTGCACACCCCGATGTACGTTTTCCTCAGCCATTTAGCCTTTGTGGATATTGGCTATTCCACCTCAGTCACACCCATTATGATTGTGAGTTTCCTAAGAGAGAGAACTACTATCCCTGTCGCTGGCTGCGTAGCACAGCTTGGCTCTGATGTTATCTTTGGAACGGCGGAGTGCTTCCTGCTGGCCGCCATGGCCTATGATCGCTGTGTGGCCATCTGCTGTCCACTTCTCTACTCCACACACATGTCTTCCAGAGTCTGCATCATCCTATTGGCCGCTTCCTATCTGGGGGGATGTGTGAATGCTTCATCGTTTACTGGCTGTTTATTGAGCTTGACTTTCTGTGGACCAAATAAAATCAACCATTTCTTCTGTGACCTCCCACCATTAGTGAAGCTTTCTTGTACCCATATTTATGTTGCTGAAATATCTCCTGCCATCCTAGCTGGGTCGATCATTGTAGTCACACTGTTTATCATAGCTGTTTCATATCTCTGCATCCTGCACTCCGTCCTAAATATGCACTCCCCTGAGGGAAGACACAAGGCCTTCTCTACTTGTACTTCTCACCTCAGTGCGGTCACTTTGCTTTATGGGACGGTCACGTTTGTCTATGTCATACCGAAGGCAGGTCACTCGTCTGACCATATTAAAGTGGCGTCTGTGTTCTACACAGTGGTGATCCCCATGTTGAACCCCTTGATCTACAGTCTGAGAAACAAAGAGGTGAAAGAGGCCATGAGAAAATTGATGGCTAGAAGACATTggttattttgaaagaaatccaATGGTGATTCCGGAAACTGGAAAATGATAGTTTACAGAACCTATGTGATAGATGTTTATGTTTTCCATTAGCCTTATCACTTGATGTGAAGAACTAGCTTAAATACACAATGTCAGTATGTTAACTAATGCCcactttaat includes:
- the LOC113245870 gene encoding olfactory receptor 481-like, translating into METENYTMVTEFIILGLTEDPTLCAIFFVVFLGIYVATILGNISIILLIHRSPQLHTPMYVFLSHLAFVDIGYSTSVTPIMIVSFLRERTTIPVAGCVAQLGSDVIFGTAECFLLAAMAYDRCVAICCPLLYSTHMSSRVCIILLAASYLGGCVNASSFTGCLLSLTFCGPNKINHFFCDLPPLVKLSCTHIYVAEISPAILAGSIIVVTLFIIAVSYLCILHSVLNMHSPEGRHKAFSTCTSHLSAVTLLYGTVTFVYVIPKAGHSSDHIKVASVFYTVVIPMLNPLIYSLRNKEVKEAMRKLMARRHWLF